In one Curtobacterium citreum genomic region, the following are encoded:
- a CDS encoding type III polyketide synthase: protein MTATIRAVGTAVPTTTLDQAAVRDLFAGQPDLGRLGRRLVPAAFDGSDVAHRHTVLEELDSARPGGTFRQDDGALVSPSTGTRNDRYRDLAPALFVAAARDAVERAGIEPARVTHLVTVSCTGFTQPGPDIDVVAQLGLPAGVFRHHIGFMGCCAAFPALRIAAAFTEADPDAVVLVVCAELCTLHVRASDDPDQIVANSVFGDGAAAVVVTQGGPGLRIERFATATVPEGASEMAWNIGDEGFEMILSTAVPKLVGVHVPAAVQGLLGEGETPSDVPVWAVHPGGRAIVDRAQESLGLPDAAVASSRNVLRDHGNMSSATVLFVLRDALEQGVPDGSSLVAVAFGPGLTVESARLTAVPA, encoded by the coding sequence GTGACCGCAACGATCCGCGCCGTCGGGACCGCCGTCCCCACCACCACCCTCGACCAGGCGGCGGTGCGGGACCTGTTCGCCGGCCAGCCCGACCTCGGCAGGCTCGGCCGCCGACTCGTGCCGGCCGCCTTCGACGGGTCCGACGTCGCACACCGGCACACGGTCCTCGAGGAACTCGACAGCGCGCGGCCCGGCGGCACCTTCCGGCAGGACGACGGCGCACTCGTCTCGCCGTCCACGGGCACGCGGAACGACCGCTACCGGGACCTCGCCCCGGCCCTGTTCGTCGCCGCAGCCCGGGACGCCGTCGAGCGCGCGGGGATCGAGCCCGCACGGGTGACGCACCTCGTCACGGTGTCCTGCACGGGGTTCACCCAGCCCGGGCCGGACATCGACGTCGTCGCGCAGCTCGGACTGCCCGCCGGGGTCTTCCGGCACCACATCGGCTTCATGGGGTGCTGCGCGGCCTTCCCGGCGCTCCGCATCGCCGCCGCGTTCACCGAGGCCGACCCGGACGCGGTCGTGCTCGTCGTCTGCGCGGAGCTCTGCACGCTGCACGTCCGCGCCTCGGACGACCCAGACCAGATCGTCGCGAACAGCGTGTTCGGGGACGGGGCCGCCGCGGTCGTCGTGACGCAGGGCGGGCCCGGGCTCCGGATCGAGCGCTTCGCCACCGCCACGGTCCCCGAGGGGGCCTCCGAGATGGCGTGGAACATCGGCGACGAGGGCTTCGAGATGATCCTGTCGACGGCCGTGCCGAAGCTCGTCGGCGTGCACGTGCCTGCCGCGGTGCAGGGGCTGCTCGGCGAGGGCGAGACCCCGTCGGACGTGCCGGTGTGGGCCGTGCACCCCGGTGGCCGGGCGATCGTCGACCGCGCGCAGGAGTCGCTCGGGCTGCCGGACGCGGCGGTCGCGTCGAGCCGGAACGTGCTCCGCGACCACGGCAACATGTCGAGCGCGACGGTGCTGTTCGTGCTCCGCGACGCCCTCGAGCAGGGTGTGCCGGACGGGTCGTCGCTCGTGGCGGTCGCCTTCGGCCCCGGGCTGACGGTGGAGAGCGCCCGACTGACGGCGGTCCCGGCGTGA
- the gatA gene encoding Asp-tRNA(Asn)/Glu-tRNA(Gln) amidotransferase subunit GatA has product MTDDITKLSAAALADALVARDVSSVEATQAHLDRIAAVDGDVHAFLHVNENALAVAKSIDSRRAAGDDLGALAGVPIAIKDVLCTQDMPTTSGSKILEGWRPPYDATPVAKLRAAGLVPLGKTNMDEFAMGSTTEFSAYGPTHNPWDLDRIPGGSGGGSAAAVAAHEAPFALGSDTGGSIRQPGAVTGTVGVKPTYGGVSRYGAIALASSLDQIGPVSRTVLDAALLHDVIGGHDPKDSTSIPDAWPSMAAAAREGLQADTLRGLKVGVVKELAGGEGFQAGVTQRFQETVAILETAGAQVVEVDAPSFAYAISAYYLILPAEASSNLAKFDSVRFGLRVTPENGATVEDVMAATREAGFGPEVKRRIILGTYALSAGYYDAYYGSAQKVRTLVQRDFAAAFEQVDLLISPSAPTTAFPLGERLDDPLSMYLNDLTTIPANLAGVPGMSIPNGLAPEDSLPTGVQLMAPQREDARLYRYGAALERLLEQQWGHPLIDSIPDLDPYQQSAAQEGVI; this is encoded by the coding sequence ATGACCGACGACATCACCAAGCTCAGCGCCGCGGCGCTCGCCGACGCCCTCGTGGCGCGCGACGTCTCGAGCGTCGAGGCCACCCAGGCCCACCTCGACCGCATCGCGGCCGTCGACGGGGACGTCCACGCGTTCCTGCACGTCAACGAGAACGCCCTCGCCGTCGCGAAGTCGATCGACTCGCGCCGAGCGGCCGGGGACGACCTCGGTGCCCTCGCGGGCGTGCCGATCGCGATCAAGGACGTCCTGTGCACGCAGGACATGCCGACGACCTCGGGTTCGAAGATCCTCGAGGGCTGGCGGCCGCCCTACGACGCCACCCCGGTCGCCAAGCTCCGCGCCGCCGGCCTCGTGCCGCTCGGCAAGACGAACATGGACGAGTTCGCGATGGGCTCGACCACCGAGTTCTCGGCCTACGGTCCGACACACAACCCGTGGGACCTCGACCGGATCCCCGGCGGGTCCGGCGGTGGTTCGGCCGCCGCGGTCGCCGCGCACGAGGCACCGTTCGCCCTGGGCTCCGACACCGGCGGGTCGATCCGTCAGCCGGGCGCCGTCACGGGCACGGTTGGCGTGAAGCCGACGTACGGCGGGGTCAGCCGCTACGGCGCGATCGCGCTGGCGTCGAGCCTCGACCAGATCGGCCCGGTGTCGCGGACGGTCCTCGACGCCGCGCTCCTGCACGACGTCATCGGCGGACACGACCCGAAGGACTCCACGTCCATCCCGGACGCCTGGCCGTCGATGGCCGCCGCCGCGCGCGAGGGCCTGCAGGCGGACACGCTCCGCGGGCTCAAGGTCGGCGTCGTGAAGGAGCTCGCCGGTGGCGAGGGCTTCCAGGCCGGCGTCACCCAGCGCTTCCAGGAGACCGTGGCGATCCTCGAGACCGCCGGTGCCCAGGTCGTCGAGGTCGACGCCCCGAGCTTCGCGTACGCGATCAGCGCCTACTACCTGATCCTGCCGGCCGAGGCGTCGTCGAACCTCGCGAAGTTCGACTCCGTGCGCTTCGGCCTGCGCGTCACGCCCGAGAACGGCGCGACCGTCGAGGACGTCATGGCCGCCACGCGCGAGGCCGGCTTCGGCCCGGAGGTCAAGCGCCGCATCATCCTCGGCACGTACGCCCTGAGCGCGGGCTACTACGACGCGTACTACGGCTCCGCGCAGAAGGTCCGCACCCTGGTGCAGCGCGACTTCGCGGCCGCGTTCGAGCAGGTCGACCTGCTCATCAGCCCGTCGGCCCCGACGACCGCCTTCCCCCTGGGGGAGCGGCTCGACGACCCGCTGTCGATGTACCTCAACGACCTCACGACGATCCCGGCGAACCTCGCCGGCGTGCCCGGCATGAGCATCCCGAACGGCCTCGCGCCCGAGGACTCGCTGCCGACCGGCGTGCAGCTGATGGCCCCGCAGCGCGAGGACGCCCGCCTGTACCGCTACGGCGCCGCCCTCGAGCGCCTGCTCGAGCAGCAGTGGGGCCACCCGCTCATCGACAGCATCCCGGACCTCGACCCGTACCAGCAGTCCGCTGCGCAGGAAGGTGTGATCTGA
- a CDS encoding alpha/beta hydrolase, with protein MPLRGHSPYTRKGITRRLEGDGETAFPGETMLLIAAALLTASMHSLGVIEAPGVPTVAHSVAHGVVAAAPASAADGLLGTARGTDFLADLATVDRDALAAAGHDDRVLAAAQDTPPAATDVAGWWSALDDTTKARLVALAPSVVGNLDGVPYDVRDRANRLALGIDLADPGTTAAERAMLDQVRDSLEHAAGTPYRSLVVLDTRGTGRAAIAVGDLGTAADVTVVVPGMFFTVGGQMHDFTDTAGDVYREQTAVAGLARPDTRHGRGTGEAVLAWMGYETPDLSNILSLDLAKTGAGRLERLVDGLDAVRGPGERPRLNVVAHSYGSTTAMMALASGRMQADTLTVLGSPGSDVRSAAQLAVRHRQVFVGDAHDDPIAGTGYFGTDPGSAGFGSTLLDLSDDLAAQGDGTFRRPVGHNDYLKPGTASLHDVALIAVGRGDLVRHQGGGGPGGDGSTQPLPDMYLVRPQDLQPRD; from the coding sequence ATGCCGCTCCGCGGCCATTCTCCTTACACTCGGAAGGGCATCACTCGTCGCCTGGAGGGGGACGGCGAGACGGCCTTCCCGGGGGAGACCATGCTGCTCATCGCCGCGGCCCTGCTCACCGCCTCGATGCACTCGCTCGGAGTGATCGAGGCCCCTGGGGTGCCCACCGTCGCACACTCGGTCGCACACGGTGTCGTCGCTGCCGCTCCGGCGAGCGCCGCGGACGGACTGCTCGGCACCGCGCGGGGCACGGACTTCCTCGCCGACCTCGCGACCGTCGACCGGGACGCGCTCGCCGCCGCCGGGCACGACGACCGGGTGCTCGCCGCCGCGCAGGACACCCCGCCGGCGGCGACCGACGTGGCCGGGTGGTGGTCCGCGCTCGACGACACCACGAAGGCCCGCCTCGTTGCGCTCGCCCCCTCGGTCGTCGGGAACCTCGACGGCGTCCCCTACGACGTCCGGGACCGGGCGAACCGGCTCGCCCTCGGGATCGACCTCGCCGACCCCGGCACCACGGCGGCCGAGCGCGCGATGCTCGACCAGGTGCGGGACTCCCTCGAGCACGCCGCGGGGACGCCGTACCGGTCGCTCGTCGTGCTCGACACCCGGGGGACGGGCCGCGCGGCGATCGCGGTCGGCGACCTCGGGACTGCAGCGGACGTCACGGTCGTCGTCCCCGGCATGTTCTTCACCGTCGGCGGTCAGATGCACGACTTCACGGACACCGCCGGCGACGTGTACCGCGAGCAGACCGCGGTCGCCGGACTGGCGCGCCCGGACACCCGGCACGGCAGGGGCACGGGCGAGGCCGTCCTGGCGTGGATGGGCTACGAGACGCCGGACCTGTCGAACATCCTGTCGCTCGACCTCGCGAAGACCGGCGCCGGTCGGCTCGAACGATTGGTCGACGGGCTCGACGCCGTGCGCGGGCCGGGGGAGCGGCCGCGGCTCAACGTCGTCGCGCACTCGTACGGGTCGACCACGGCGATGATGGCCCTGGCCTCCGGGCGGATGCAGGCGGACACGCTCACGGTCCTCGGCTCGCCCGGCAGCGACGTCCGTTCCGCGGCGCAGCTCGCCGTCCGCCACCGGCAGGTGTTCGTCGGTGACGCGCACGACGACCCGATCGCGGGCACCGGGTACTTCGGCACCGACCCGGGTTCGGCCGGGTTCGGCTCGACGCTCCTCGACCTGTCGGACGACCTCGCTGCGCAGGGCGACGGCACGTTCCGTCGGCCGGTCGGGCACAACGACTACCTCAAGCCCGGGACGGCCTCGCTGCACGACGTTGCGCTCATCGCGGTCGGCCGCGGCGACCTCGTCCGGCACCAGGGCGGCGGCGGACCGGGCGGTGACGGCTCGACCCAGCCCCTGCCCGACATGTACCTGGTGCGACCCCAGGACCTGCAGCCGCGGGACTGA
- the gatC gene encoding Asp-tRNA(Asn)/Glu-tRNA(Gln) amidotransferase subunit GatC, with translation MPDITSEQVAHLANLARIALTPDEIEKLTGELSHIVESVAKVAEVATDDVPATSHPVPLGNVTRPDVVGQTLTQEQALSGAPDSDGERFRVTAILGEEQ, from the coding sequence ATGCCTGACATCACGAGCGAGCAGGTCGCGCACCTGGCGAACCTCGCCCGCATCGCACTCACGCCCGACGAGATCGAGAAGCTGACCGGGGAGCTGTCGCACATCGTCGAGAGCGTCGCCAAGGTCGCCGAGGTCGCGACCGACGACGTCCCCGCGACGAGCCACCCCGTGCCGCTCGGCAACGTCACCCGACCCGACGTGGTGGGGCAGACGCTGACCCAGGAGCAGGCGCTGTCCGGTGCCCCCGACTCCGACGGCGAACGGTTCCGGGTGACGGCGATCCTCGGCGAAGAACAGTAG
- a CDS encoding transglycosylase domain-containing protein, translated as MRALRWPGALLSFVAISGLAGMLVAVAVTPAVAVAGEGTSGAVAFFEDLPSYLDIQAPQQVSSVYATQGGQQVKIASFYSENRTDVASNAMADTLKQAAIDTEDPRFRQEGGIDVLGTIRGVAATVVGGDVQGGSSITQQYVKNVLVQQCEELTGKDAADTQKKIAACYQDAAGVTPQRKLQEMRYAIAVDKKYSKDQILTGYLNLVGLGGRVYGAEAGAEYYFGVHAKDLSLPQSATLVAILNNPSNLRIDQPNDKDNGQANGYALTKDRRDYVLQRMYVHHDISKAQLDQAKATPITPKITDTANGCSAAASTYDAGYFCDYVRNQVLQDPAFGKTAADRIETLDTKGLEIHTSLDLDLQAQAQSALSSYVPATMDGVDVGGTNVTVEPGTGRVLSMVQNTSYTQSDNGGAGATAINYNADTAYGNSGGFQTGSTYKVFTLAEWLASGHTLSESVNTTEHTFPQSEFTNSCVRLGGDPWKVANAESVPASMTVQAATSESINTAFGAMAKQLDLCKIKETAQAMGIHQADGSAPDSNPASVLGTNNLSPIDLAEAYAGFANGGIVCTPTVIDSVKEADGTSITPSPSSCTRGVSQEVAGTVDYALQGVLTGAGTAATANPGDSVPKFAKTGTTDGDVQNWLVTSTTKYTNATWIGNVQGNVGLANVPFPHGTTGYSAKFGVGRSMMTYLDQTLSGGALPAPDPAMIGSVAKAPSPSSSGDSTAGSAGGSSSSGQGAGSTPSAPSTPAAPAAGGAGAGAAAGSGSGSGSGSTGGGASGGGSGKVGTTGPGSGSGK; from the coding sequence ATGCGTGCGTTGCGGTGGCCCGGTGCCCTCTTGTCGTTCGTGGCGATCTCCGGCCTGGCCGGGATGCTCGTCGCGGTCGCGGTGACGCCGGCGGTCGCCGTCGCCGGCGAGGGCACCTCCGGCGCGGTGGCGTTCTTCGAGGACCTGCCGAGCTACCTCGACATCCAGGCTCCGCAGCAGGTGTCCTCCGTCTACGCGACGCAGGGCGGCCAGCAGGTCAAGATCGCGTCCTTCTACAGCGAGAACCGGACCGACGTCGCCTCGAACGCGATGGCGGACACGCTCAAGCAGGCCGCCATCGACACCGAGGACCCGCGCTTCCGGCAGGAGGGCGGCATCGACGTCCTCGGCACCATCCGCGGCGTCGCGGCGACCGTCGTCGGCGGCGACGTGCAGGGCGGGTCGAGCATCACGCAGCAGTACGTCAAGAACGTGCTCGTGCAGCAGTGCGAGGAACTGACCGGCAAGGACGCCGCCGACACGCAGAAGAAGATCGCCGCCTGCTACCAGGACGCCGCCGGGGTCACCCCGCAGCGCAAGCTCCAGGAGATGCGGTACGCGATCGCCGTCGACAAGAAGTACTCGAAGGACCAGATCCTCACCGGGTACCTCAACCTGGTCGGGCTCGGCGGACGGGTCTACGGCGCCGAGGCCGGAGCCGAGTACTACTTCGGCGTGCACGCGAAGGACCTGTCGCTCCCGCAGTCCGCGACGCTCGTGGCGATCCTGAACAACCCGTCGAACCTGCGCATAGACCAGCCGAACGACAAGGACAACGGGCAGGCGAACGGCTACGCCCTGACGAAGGACCGCCGTGACTACGTGCTGCAGCGCATGTACGTGCACCACGACATCTCGAAGGCCCAACTCGACCAGGCGAAGGCCACCCCGATCACGCCGAAGATCACCGACACGGCCAACGGGTGCTCCGCCGCGGCGAGCACGTACGACGCCGGGTACTTCTGCGACTACGTCCGGAACCAGGTGCTGCAGGACCCCGCCTTCGGCAAGACCGCGGCGGACCGGATCGAGACGCTCGACACGAAGGGGCTCGAGATCCACACCTCGCTCGACCTCGACCTGCAGGCCCAAGCCCAGTCGGCGCTGTCGTCCTACGTCCCGGCCACCATGGACGGCGTCGACGTCGGTGGGACCAACGTCACCGTCGAGCCGGGCACCGGTCGCGTGCTGTCGATGGTGCAGAACACGAGCTACACGCAGAGCGACAACGGCGGTGCCGGCGCGACCGCGATCAACTACAACGCGGACACCGCGTACGGCAACTCCGGGGGGTTCCAGACCGGTTCGACGTACAAGGTGTTCACCCTGGCGGAGTGGCTCGCGTCGGGGCACACCCTGTCCGAGTCGGTCAACACGACCGAGCACACCTTCCCGCAGTCCGAGTTCACGAACTCGTGCGTGCGACTCGGCGGCGACCCGTGGAAGGTCGCGAACGCCGAGAGCGTGCCCGCCTCGATGACCGTGCAGGCGGCGACGTCGGAGTCGATCAACACCGCGTTCGGCGCGATGGCGAAGCAGCTCGACCTCTGCAAGATCAAGGAGACCGCGCAGGCGATGGGCATCCACCAGGCGGACGGGTCCGCGCCGGACTCCAACCCGGCGTCGGTGCTCGGGACGAACAACCTGTCGCCCATCGACCTGGCGGAGGCCTACGCGGGCTTCGCGAACGGCGGCATCGTCTGCACCCCGACCGTGATCGACTCCGTCAAGGAGGCCGACGGCACGAGCATCACGCCGTCGCCCTCGTCCTGCACCCGGGGCGTCTCGCAGGAGGTCGCCGGCACCGTCGACTACGCCCTGCAGGGGGTCCTGACCGGCGCCGGGACCGCGGCCACGGCGAACCCGGGCGACTCCGTGCCGAAGTTCGCGAAGACCGGCACCACCGACGGTGACGTGCAGAACTGGCTCGTCACCTCGACGACGAAGTACACGAACGCGACCTGGATCGGGAACGTGCAGGGGAACGTCGGGCTCGCGAACGTGCCGTTCCCGCACGGGACGACCGGGTACAGCGCGAAGTTCGGGGTCGGCCGCTCGATGATGACCTACCTCGACCAGACGCTGTCGGGCGGGGCACTGCCGGCGCCGGACCCGGCCATGATCGGTTCTGTGGCGAAGGCGCCGTCGCCGTCCTCGTCCGGTGACTCGACTGCGGGTTCGGCTGGCGGTTCGTCCTCGTCCGGGCAGGGCGCCGGTTCGACGCCGTCCGCGCCGTCCACGCCAGCTGCTCCGGCTGCTGGTGGTGCTGGTGCTGGTGCTGCGGCCGGGTCTGGTTCTGGTTCTGGGTCTGGTTCGACGGGCGGCGGTGCGTCCGGCGGCGGATCCGGGAAGGTCGGGACGACCGGGCCCGGCTCGGGTTCCGGCAAGTAG
- the gatB gene encoding Asp-tRNA(Asn)/Glu-tRNA(Gln) amidotransferase subunit GatB, whose translation MAQKEALMDFDEALERFEPVLGFEVHVELATKTKMFSDAPNFFGGEPNTNVTPVDLGLPGSLPVVNEQAVRYSIQLGLALGCSIAESSRFARKNYYYPDNPKNYQISQYDEPIAFEGEVEVELADGTIFTVPIERAHMEEDAGKLTHVGGATGRIQGAEYSLVDYNRAGVPLVEIVTKPIFGAKDRAPELGAAYVQVIRDLVRALGVSEARMERGNLRCDANISLRPWGQEKLGTRTETKNVNSFRAVERAIRYEIQRQAAILAAGGTITQETRHWHEDTGRTSAGRPKSDADDYRYFPEPDLLPVVPDPAVIEELRASLPEAPVARRRRLKGEWVFSDLEFQDVVNGGLLDEVEATVAAGASPQAARKWWTGEISRVANTQETAAGDLVSPQHVAETIALVESGDLTDRLARQVLEGVIAGEGSPAQVVESRGLKVVSDDSALTAAVDEALAAQPDVLAKIQDGKVQAAGAIIGAVMKAMKGQADAARVRELVLERAQQS comes from the coding sequence ATGGCGCAGAAGGAAGCGCTGATGGACTTCGACGAGGCGCTCGAGCGCTTCGAGCCGGTGCTCGGCTTCGAGGTCCACGTCGAGCTCGCGACGAAGACGAAGATGTTCTCGGACGCCCCGAACTTCTTCGGTGGCGAGCCGAACACGAACGTGACGCCGGTCGACCTCGGGCTCCCGGGGTCGCTGCCGGTCGTGAACGAGCAGGCCGTGCGCTACTCGATCCAGCTCGGGCTTGCGCTCGGCTGCTCGATCGCCGAGTCCTCGCGGTTCGCCCGGAAGAACTACTACTACCCGGACAACCCGAAGAACTACCAGATCTCGCAGTACGACGAGCCGATCGCGTTCGAGGGCGAGGTCGAGGTCGAACTGGCCGACGGCACGATCTTCACCGTACCGATCGAGCGCGCCCACATGGAGGAGGACGCCGGCAAGCTGACGCACGTCGGCGGTGCCACTGGTCGCATCCAGGGCGCCGAGTACTCGCTCGTCGACTACAACCGCGCCGGTGTCCCGCTCGTCGAGATCGTCACGAAGCCGATCTTCGGCGCGAAGGACCGTGCCCCCGAGCTCGGTGCCGCCTACGTGCAGGTCATCCGGGACCTCGTCCGTGCGCTCGGCGTCTCCGAGGCCCGCATGGAGCGCGGCAACCTGCGCTGCGACGCGAACATCTCGCTGCGCCCGTGGGGCCAGGAGAAGCTCGGCACGCGCACCGAGACGAAGAACGTCAACTCGTTCCGCGCCGTCGAGCGCGCGATCCGCTACGAGATCCAGCGGCAGGCCGCGATCCTCGCCGCCGGCGGCACGATCACACAGGAGACCCGGCACTGGCACGAGGACACCGGCCGCACCTCGGCCGGCCGACCGAAGTCCGACGCCGACGACTACCGCTACTTCCCGGAGCCAGACCTCCTGCCGGTCGTGCCGGACCCCGCCGTCATCGAGGAACTCCGCGCGTCCCTGCCGGAGGCCCCGGTCGCCCGTCGCCGTCGCCTCAAGGGGGAATGGGTCTTCAGCGACCTCGAGTTCCAGGACGTCGTGAACGGCGGCCTGCTGGACGAGGTCGAGGCCACCGTCGCCGCGGGTGCGTCGCCGCAGGCCGCCCGCAAGTGGTGGACGGGCGAGATCAGCCGCGTCGCGAACACGCAGGAGACCGCCGCGGGTGACCTCGTGTCGCCGCAGCACGTCGCCGAGACCATCGCGCTCGTCGAGTCCGGGGACCTGACCGACCGCCTGGCACGCCAGGTGCTCGAGGGCGTCATCGCCGGCGAGGGCTCGCCCGCCCAGGTGGTCGAGTCGCGTGGGCTCAAGGTCGTCTCCGACGACTCCGCCCTGACCGCCGCCGTCGACGAGGCCCTCGCGGCCCAGCCGGACGTGCTCGCCAAGATCCAGGACGGCAAGGTCCAGGCCGCGGGCGCGATCATCGGCGCGGTCATGAAGGCCATGAAGGGCCAGGCCGACGCGGCCCGGGTCCGCGAGCTGGTCCTGGAGCGCGCGCAGCAGTCGTAG
- the ligA gene encoding NAD-dependent DNA ligase LigA: protein MSETDATFETIDPDDLDAAQAQREVDRLRVRINELRDQYYEGNGSTVSDGEYDGLVHRLDAVEQRFPDLLTPDSPTQTVGGQAQTVQFAPVEHAERMLSLDNVFSPDELTDWAVKVQRDAGAERVRFLTELKIDGLAINLRYEHGRLVSAATRGDGVVGEDVTGNVRTMGTIPDRLAGTGHPPLVEVRGEIFFPVEQFDELNARQRDAGERVFANPRNAAAGSLRQKEEGKSEAKRALMVDRLQRLRMLVHGIGAWPVRELESETDVHAQSEVYELLQTWGLPTSTHYRVFDTIDEVQVFVRDYGDRRSSVEHQIDGIVIKVDDLALHEELGSTSRAPRWAIAYKYPPEEVHTKLLDVVVSVGRTGRATPFAVMEPAEVAGSVVRQATLHNQDVVKAKGVLIGDTVVLRKAGDVIPEVLGPVVELRDGSEREFVMPETCPECGTPLRPAKEGDKDLRCPNARSCPAQVRGRVEHIASRGSLDIEGLGEVAAAALTQPLHPETPPLVTEAGLFDLTMEDIVGIEVIVRDAETGMEKTDEDGTPKRVTPFSRARKKTDPPFDPDARGSDHTGAPSRYPSKNAFEMLANIDAAKTKPLWRILVGLSIRHVGPVAARALANHFGSLDRIREASREDLAAVDGVGGIIADALIDWFAVDWHREIIDRWTAAGVQFTTPDHPGPGAALEGGVLTGLTVVATGSLEGYTREGAQEAIIAAGGKAASSVSKKTDYVAAGPGAGSKLTKAEQLGVRIIDAEQFRLLVTEGPDAIAPEPAPEGETAEPEAAVPDTAVD, encoded by the coding sequence ATGAGCGAGACCGACGCCACGTTCGAGACCATCGACCCGGACGACCTCGACGCGGCCCAGGCCCAGCGCGAGGTCGACCGGCTGCGCGTGCGCATCAACGAGCTGCGCGACCAGTACTACGAGGGCAACGGCTCGACGGTCTCCGACGGCGAGTACGACGGGCTCGTGCACCGCCTCGACGCGGTCGAGCAGCGGTTCCCGGACCTGCTCACGCCGGACAGCCCCACGCAGACCGTCGGCGGCCAGGCGCAGACCGTGCAGTTCGCGCCGGTCGAGCACGCCGAGCGGATGCTGAGCCTGGACAACGTGTTCAGCCCCGACGAGCTGACCGACTGGGCCGTCAAGGTGCAGCGGGACGCTGGCGCCGAGCGCGTGCGCTTCCTCACCGAGCTGAAGATCGACGGGCTCGCCATCAACCTGCGGTACGAGCACGGACGGCTGGTGTCGGCGGCGACCCGCGGCGACGGCGTGGTCGGCGAGGACGTCACCGGGAACGTGCGGACGATGGGCACGATCCCCGACCGGCTCGCGGGCACCGGACACCCGCCGCTGGTCGAGGTGCGGGGGGAGATCTTCTTCCCGGTCGAGCAGTTCGACGAGCTGAACGCCCGGCAGCGCGACGCGGGGGAGCGCGTGTTCGCGAACCCGCGGAACGCCGCTGCAGGGTCCCTCCGGCAGAAGGAGGAGGGCAAGTCCGAGGCGAAGCGCGCGCTCATGGTGGACCGCCTGCAGCGCCTCCGGATGCTCGTGCACGGGATCGGTGCGTGGCCCGTGCGGGAGCTCGAGTCGGAGACCGACGTGCACGCCCAGTCCGAGGTGTACGAGCTGCTGCAGACCTGGGGCCTGCCGACGAGCACCCACTACCGGGTGTTCGACACCATCGACGAGGTGCAGGTGTTCGTCCGTGACTACGGCGACCGCCGGTCCTCGGTGGAGCACCAGATCGACGGCATCGTGATCAAGGTCGACGACCTGGCCCTGCACGAGGAGCTCGGGTCGACCTCGCGGGCGCCGCGGTGGGCGATCGCCTACAAGTACCCGCCGGAAGAGGTCCACACGAAGCTCCTCGACGTGGTCGTCAGCGTCGGGCGCACCGGCCGGGCCACCCCGTTCGCCGTGATGGAACCGGCCGAGGTCGCCGGGTCCGTCGTGCGCCAGGCGACCCTGCACAACCAGGACGTCGTCAAGGCCAAGGGCGTGCTCATCGGCGACACGGTCGTGCTCCGCAAGGCGGGCGACGTCATCCCCGAGGTCCTCGGCCCGGTGGTGGAGCTGCGCGACGGCAGCGAGCGCGAGTTCGTGATGCCCGAGACCTGCCCGGAGTGCGGCACGCCGCTCCGCCCGGCGAAGGAGGGCGACAAGGACCTGCGCTGCCCGAACGCCCGCAGCTGCCCGGCGCAGGTGCGCGGCCGGGTCGAGCACATCGCGTCCCGCGGCTCGCTCGACATCGAGGGCCTCGGCGAGGTCGCGGCTGCCGCACTGACCCAGCCGCTCCACCCCGAGACGCCGCCGCTCGTGACCGAGGCCGGGCTGTTCGACCTGACGATGGAGGACATCGTCGGGATCGAGGTCATCGTCCGCGACGCCGAGACCGGCATGGAGAAGACCGACGAGGACGGCACCCCGAAGCGTGTGACGCCGTTCAGTCGGGCGCGCAAGAAGACCGATCCGCCGTTCGACCCGGACGCCCGCGGCTCGGACCACACCGGTGCGCCGAGCCGGTACCCGTCGAAGAACGCGTTCGAGATGCTCGCGAACATCGACGCCGCGAAGACGAAGCCGCTCTGGCGCATCCTGGTCGGCCTGAGCATCCGGCACGTCGGACCGGTCGCCGCCCGTGCCCTCGCGAACCACTTCGGCTCGCTCGACCGCATCCGCGAGGCCTCTCGCGAGGACCTCGCGGCGGTGGACGGCGTCGGCGGGATCATCGCGGACGCCCTGATCGACTGGTTCGCCGTCGACTGGCACCGCGAGATCATCGACCGCTGGACGGCCGCCGGCGTGCAGTTCACCACCCCCGACCACCCGGGGCCCGGCGCCGCGTTGGAGGGCGGCGTGCTGACCGGCCTGACGGTCGTCGCGACGGGGTCCCTCGAGGGGTACACGCGAGAGGGTGCGCAGGAGGCGATCATCGCCGCGGGCGGCAAGGCCGCGTCGAGCGTCAGCAAGAAGACCGACTACGTCGCCGCCGGCCCCGGTGCCGGGTCGAAGCTCACGAAGGCCGAGCAGCTCGGCGTCCGGATCATCGACGCGGAGCAGTTCCGGCTGCTCGTCACCGAGGGGCCGGACGCGATCGCGCCGGAACCCGCGCCGGAAGGCGAGACCGCCGAGCCCGAGGCCGCCGTGCCGGACACCGCCGTGGACTGA